The genomic segment GGCCGCAGGCGGCGAGCGCAAGGCCGGCGGCACCGGCGCCGAGCACGCCCCGTCGGGTGAGCGCGGCGGCGGGGCGGGGGGTGAGGCGCGTCATCGTGGTCCTTCACGGTCGGTGATTGCACGGGTGCGCCCAGTCGGCCCCCCCGAGTGTGAGGATCGTGGCATGAGCGTCGACTCCCCTGGGATACGTCGGGGCGAGCCTCCCGGATCGGCGTCCGGTCGCAACCCGGCGTACCCTGCGCCGGCCCACGTCGCCGGGGTGCCGGGCGGGGCCGACGACCTCGCGGACGTCGTCGTCGTGGGCGGCGGGGCCGCGGGGCTGTCCGCCGCCTCGGCCCTGCGCGCGGCGGGGGCCGCGGTGACGCTGGTGAGCGAGGGCCCGCTGGGCGGGGAC from the Aquipuribacter hungaricus genome contains:
- a CDS encoding FAD-binding protein, with translation MSVDSPGIRRGEPPGSASGRNPAYPAPAHVAGVPGGADDLADVVVVGGGAAGLSAASALRAAGAAVTLVSEGPLGGD